The following is a genomic window from Parabacteroides johnsonii DSM 18315.
AGGAGATAGAGCGCAACGGGGAAAAGGTACGTGTGCCGGACGAGGAAGCTATACAAGAAGCCGCTACCAAAATACAGGAAATCAGAGACCGTTTCAACCAATGGCTCGACAATCGGCCTGCGGAAGTCAGGGACGAGCTGGTAAGAACCTATAACGAGCGTTTCAACTGTTATGTGCGTCCCGCCTATGACGGCTCGGCACAGACCTTTCCGGGATTATCCTTTGAACATTTCCCCTACGATGAACTGTACCCCTCGCAAAAGGACGCCGTTTGGATGATAAAGCAGAACGGCGGCGGTATCTGCTGGCACACCGTAGGCGCAGGCAAAACGATGGTTATGTGTGCGGCTGCTTACGAAATGAAACGCCTCGGACTGGTGCGGAAGCCGCTCATTATCGGATTGAAAGCCAACGTACACGAGATAGCCGACACGTTCCGCAAAGCCTATCCTTCGGCTAAGGTGCTTTATCCCGGTAAGGAAGATTTCACGCCTGCCAACCGCAAAGAGGTGTTCTCCAAGATAAAGAACAACAACTGGGATTGCATCATTCTGACGCACGACCAGTTCGCCAAGATTCCCCAGTCGTCGCAGACGATGTTCGAGATATTCTCCGAAGAACTCGCCGACGTGGAGCGCAGCCTCGAAGTGCTCGAACAGTCCACCATGCGCTACCGGAGCGGCAAAATGCAGAACGGACTTGAAAAGCGGAAGCAGAACCTCGAAGCCAAACTCTCCGAACTGCGAATGAAGATTGACAACCGCAAGGACGACACGGTGGATTTTCATACAATGGGTATCGACCATATTTTCGTGGACGAGTGCCATTATCCAAACAAAAATAAAATCCAAACTTAATTCTATAACTATTTGATAAACAGTTATAGGATTCCTTACTGATTCTGATTTTATTTCTTACTTGTCAATTTATTATTAACAAAAAATATATAACATGGATTTAAAAAATTAGAGAGATACCTACCCACTTCTTCTTTCCTATATGGAAACAGAGAGTTATTCCAAGCAATATATACAATATATTTAAAAAGACATCCTCTGGATTATAAATGAATCAATTCATTACACTTGGTAAAGCTATGAAAAAGCAGATTGGATCCATTTTCAAACTGTTACTCAAAACGATATCGGAAGCCAAGCTGGGCAGCCGAAGTGAGAGTGAATTCCGAACCAAGTTAAGGCTGCAGGGTATTGATGTTTTGTTCCGGCGAAACGACGAAGGACGGATTTATGGGACTACGTTTTTTGACCTTACCACCCATACTATACTGAACAGTTCCCGACTGGGTAAGGAGTATTCAGCCAACGTATTTAATGATTTGTATGGTGGAAAACAGGAACAAGTACAAGAGTCAATCAAAGAATCAACCAGGCACACATTATGAGAACAGCTATACTTCGGATAGTGTAACCGGAGGACTTTTTTCAATCCTTTAATCCCAAACCGGAGAACCACCCGAAAGAAGAAATGCCATTCCTGCGCTGAAAGAAAAAGCGCAAATATGGTAGGCTGATATAAAATAAATTAATTTATAAACAAGTAATATTTGTTTTCTGTCAAGTATTATAGTTATGTAAAATACTAAAAACCTGCCTGAGTAAGTTTATATTGCATAGTTGATTTCTTATCAAATTGTCGTAAGAATCTACTATTGTTCTTAGATATGTCTCATCGGAACAAGCTACATATTTTTCAGCTAAATGAAATGTGGCAAGATTATTCGTTGTTGAAAATAAGTGAATAAAGTCACATGCTGCAGATTCATTATTTTTACAATACTCTACAAATTCATATTTGTTGATTCTGTTAGAATATACTAATCTTTGATTTTGGCTAACAGGAAAGATGAAGTCTTCAAAAACTCTATTCTCATCTATGTTTGCCTCTAAAAAAGGACAATCTCCTAATAAACATGGGGTGGATGAGGGAATAATAAAACTGTTTTTAAATATTATTTCGTAATCATCTTTAAACCTAAATGGTTGAATCGACAAAAGAAGCCTTTTACTCTCTTGCGAAAGATCAGACTGGAAAAATTTTTCTAATTCAATATCTAATCTTTCCCCATCTGCCCTTAATCCTAAACCTAAGTCATCAACCGTAAAAGTTTCCTTTAAGTTCTCAAAAGATTCATCATATAGAGGATTCCTCCACTTAGTCAGATACGCTAAAAATATAAGATTTCTCAAAGTTTCTACTGCCATCTTTCCTGTTGTATCATTAATGGCATTGTTTAGATGAGGAGAAATAGTTGATTCTAAGTAAGCATATATTTTTTCAAGTGTATCTCCTTGATTTCCTAATGCATCAAAAAAAGTATTTCTATTCGCTTCAAAAAA
Proteins encoded in this region:
- a CDS encoding DUF4238 domain-containing protein is translated as MEESWRHHYLPQFYIKGFCDENGTITVYNKQYKKFEKKTPKYIFFEANRNTFFDALGNQGDTLEKIYAYLESTISPHLNNAINDTTGKMAVETLRNLIFLAYLTKWRNPLYDESFENLKETFTVDDLGLGLRADGERLDIELEKFFQSDLSQESKRLLLSIQPFRFKDDYEIIFKNSFIIPSSTPCLLGDCPFLEANIDENRVFEDFIFPVSQNQRLVYSNRINKYEFVEYCKNNESAACDFIHLFSTTNNLATFHLAEKYVACSDETYLRTIVDSYDNLIRNQLCNINLLRQVFSILHNYNT